The Brachyhypopomus gauderio isolate BG-103 chromosome 2, BGAUD_0.2, whole genome shotgun sequence genome contains a region encoding:
- the LOC143492472 gene encoding protein-glutamine gamma-glutamyltransferase 2-like has translation MANPNAVFQGVDLQCRVNNRAHRTEEMGPERLVVRRGQPFSLLVQCTDSPPLPPHHQLALVLHLGKKGEVVVKVSGARALPGKWWFSQHTAQSEVLLSIHSPADAPVGVYSVIILLLSPEGRILEQTAPLSFHMLFNPWAKADCVYLPNEELLQEYVLNENGVLYQGSWDEITSLPWNFGQFEKGVLDICFEVLDYSPAAFKHPEMDISKRADPVYISRTVTAMVNANDDRGVVSGRWDGDYSDGVAPTRWTGSVPILRHWSEGGARRVRYGQCWVFSAVACTILRCLGVPTRCVTNYTSAHDTEGNIAVDYLFNEKLQNVSEGKKDMIWNYHCWVESWMRREDLPKGYDGWQVLDPTPQERSDGVYCCGPCPVQAVREGEVQMKYDTTFVFSEVNADLIYWMVHPDGRRTRMSTNTETVGQKISTKSPYGDYREDLTAHYKYPEGSLMEREVYRKAGKRVSSPNRGSGQLTLVIKHTQAVHGTDFDVFVEVHNDGGEDTPAQLTVTSSAVTYNSLHRGECQRKTAKLTVPAQKAHKEVMRLRYEHYGACVSEHNLIRVTALLESNGQHNIILREVNIPLKMPKLYVKVTGEAVLSRRLMALISFTNPLPITLKGGVFTVEGAGLTAAQEIPSPGDIGPGQEVAVKFSFKPTRAGLRKLLVDFDSDRLKDVKGEATIIVWKKRSENA, from the exons ATGGCCAATCCTAACG CTGTGTTCCAAGGTGTGGACCTGCAGTGCCGGGTGAATAACCGTGCCCACCGTACGGAGGAGATGGGCCCAGAGAGGCTGGTGGTGCGTCGAGGGCAACCCTTCTCCCTGTTGGTGCAGTGCACAGACAGCCCCCcactacctccacaccaccagtTGGCCCTCGTGCTCCACCTGG GTAAAAAGGGTGAGGTGGTTGTGAAGGTGTCGGGTGCGAGAGCACTGCCCGGGAAATGGTGGTTCAGCCAGCACACTGCTCAGAGTGAGGTGTTGCTAAGCATACATAGCCCTGCCGACGCCCCCGTGGGTGTGTACAGTGTGATCATTCTCCTGCTCTCCCCCGAGGGACGCATCCTGGAGCAGACTGCCCCCCTCTCTTTCCACATGCTCTTCAACCCGTGGGCTAAAG CTGATTGTGTATACTTGCCTAATGAGGAGCTTCTGCAGGAGTATGTTCTAAATGAAAATGGTGTCCTGTACCAGGGCTCGTGGGATGAGATCACCTCTCTGCCCTGGAACTTTGGACAG TTTGAGAAAGGAGTTCTGGACATCTGCTTTGAGGTGCTGGATTACTCTCCAGCTGCCTTCAAACACCCAGAGATGGACATCAGTAAGAGGGCAGACCCTGTCTACATCAGCAGGACAGTTACTGCAATG GTGAACGCAAACGATGACCGTGGGGTGGTGTCGGGGCGCTGGGACGGGGACTACAGTGACGGCGTGGCTCCCACACGCTGGACGGGCAGCGTTCCCATCCTGAGGCACTGGAGCGAGGGCGGGGCCCGGAGGGTCCGCTACGGGCAGTGCTGGGTGTTCTCGGCCGTGGCCTGCACCA TTCTCCGGTGTTTAGGTGTTCCCACGCGGTGCGTCACAAATTACACCTCAGCTCATGACACTGAGGGCAACATTGCAGTGGACTATCTGTTCAATGAGAAGCTGCAGAATGTGTCGGAGGGCAAGAAGGACATGATCTG GAACTACCACTGCTGGGTGGAGTCCTGGATGAGAAGAGAGGACCTACCGAAGGGTTATGACGGGTGGCAGGTGCTCGACCCAACTCCACAGGAAAGAAGTGATG GTGTGTACTGCTGTGGGCCGTGTCCCGTCCaggcagtgagagagggagaagtaCAGATGAAGTATGACACCACGTTCGTGTTCTCTGAGGTCAACGCAGACCTGATCTACTGGATGGTCCATCCAGATGGAAGGAGAACTCGTATGTCAACGAACACCGAGACAGTGGGCCAGAAGATAAGCACGAAGAGTCCGTACGGAGACTACAGAGAGGACCTAACTGCTCACTACAAGTACCCTGAAG GTTCCTTGATGGAGCGAGAGGTCTACAGAAAGGCAGGGAAGCGAGTGTCCAGTCCAAACAGGGGGTCAGGTCAGCTGACCCTCGTCATCAAGCACACCCAGGCCGTGCACGGCACAGACTTCGACGTGTTCGTGGAGGTGCACAATGATGGTGGGGAGGACACGCCGGCTCAGCTCACGGTCACGTCCAGCGCCGTCACTTACAACAGTCTCCACCGGGGGGAGTGTCAGCGGAAGACTGCCAAACTCACAGTGCCAGCACAGAAAG CTCATAAGGAAGTGATGCGTCTTCGATATGAGCATTACGGAGCGTGTGTGTCGGAGCATAACCTCATCAGAGTTACAGCACTTCTAGAGTCCAATGGCCAGCACAACATCATCCTCAGAGAGGTCAACATTCCCTTAAAAATGCCCAAGCTCTATGTAAAG GTGACCGGAGAAGCAGTTTTGTCACGCAGACTGATGGCACTTATCTCCTTCACGAACCCTCTGCCCATCACTCTCAAAGGAGGCGTGTTCACAGTAGAAGGGGCGGGACTAACTGCAGCACAGGAAATCCCATCACC TGGTGATATTGGACCTGGCCAGGAGGTTGCTGTAAAATTCTCCTTCAAACCCACTCGAGCTGGTCTCAGGAAACTGCTGGTTGACTTTGACTCGGATAGACTTAAAGACGTCAAGGGTGAAGCCACTATTATTGTTTGGAAGAAAAGATCTGAGAATGCTTAA